A section of the Bacillus sp. HSf4 genome encodes:
- a CDS encoding type II CAAX endopeptidase family protein, whose product MLKKQSDIIRRLSDGEMLKQLYFSQILMLVLAMLFGVFLFADAGDFFSLWQLFDLNILTFGIPLAFFVILADLAVMKWVPRHMYDDEGINEKLFRNRSYPHILILTLFIAFTEEILFRGVIQTHFGIWTASIIFAILHFRYLKKWLLFVMVVSISFLLGLSFQQTDNLFVPVTAHFLIDVVFACQIRFLHVRRSSHGGDVQDREEKEETGAGESPG is encoded by the coding sequence ATGCTGAAAAAACAGAGCGACATCATCAGGCGGCTTTCAGACGGGGAAATGTTGAAGCAGCTCTATTTTTCGCAAATTTTGATGCTGGTGTTGGCCATGCTTTTTGGCGTCTTTTTATTTGCCGATGCCGGCGATTTTTTCTCGCTTTGGCAATTGTTCGACCTAAACATCCTGACTTTTGGGATTCCATTAGCGTTTTTCGTGATCCTGGCGGATCTGGCAGTGATGAAATGGGTTCCCCGGCATATGTATGACGATGAAGGGATTAATGAGAAGCTTTTTCGAAACCGGTCATATCCGCATATTCTGATCCTGACGCTGTTTATCGCGTTTACCGAGGAAATATTGTTCAGGGGCGTCATCCAGACTCATTTCGGCATTTGGACTGCAAGCATCATTTTTGCGATATTGCATTTTCGCTATCTGAAAAAATGGCTGCTTTTTGTCATGGTTGTTTCGATCAGCTTTTTGCTCGGACTGAGCTTTCAACAGACAGATAACTTATTCGTACCTGTCACGGCGCATTTTTTGATTGATGTTGTATTTGCGTGCCAGATTCGTTTTCTACATGTAAGGAGGAGTTCACATGGCGGAGATGTCCAGGATAGAGAGGAAAAGGAAGAAACAGGAGCAGGAGAAAGCCCGGGCTGA
- a CDS encoding LysM peptidoglycan-binding domain-containing protein: MAEMSRIERKRKKQEQEKARADFSWEPPAEPEISDELPSRQSYREKKKHSRKKNKNRNPLFTSLAVMFFFIPIIVFLVFMYMLNQNGSDPEPGQYDDVFYEKSGETGMLNEKQDSGQSADQKADAQSAAAASQEEKPKESEKAEKQEKPKQKAEQKPAEKKAAPEPEEKETAKTSEKRAAAEKNTARSEPAQKSPEPKPKKVIQHTVAEKENLFRISMKYYKDRSGEAIIRNYNGLSGNDVYVGQVLDIPFY; the protein is encoded by the coding sequence ATGGCGGAGATGTCCAGGATAGAGAGGAAAAGGAAGAAACAGGAGCAGGAGAAAGCCCGGGCTGACTTCAGCTGGGAGCCTCCGGCGGAGCCGGAGATCTCTGATGAGCTCCCATCCAGGCAGTCCTATCGTGAAAAAAAGAAACACAGCCGGAAAAAGAATAAAAACAGAAATCCTTTATTTACATCGCTTGCTGTCATGTTTTTTTTCATCCCGATCATCGTTTTTCTTGTGTTCATGTATATGCTGAACCAAAACGGTTCCGATCCTGAGCCCGGCCAGTATGATGATGTGTTTTATGAGAAATCGGGGGAGACAGGGATGCTCAATGAAAAACAAGACAGCGGCCAGTCGGCTGATCAAAAAGCAGACGCCCAGTCCGCTGCAGCTGCCTCCCAAGAAGAAAAACCGAAGGAAAGTGAAAAAGCCGAAAAGCAAGAGAAGCCAAAGCAAAAAGCTGAACAAAAGCCGGCCGAAAAAAAGGCTGCGCCTGAACCTGAAGAAAAAGAAACAGCCAAAACTTCGGAAAAGCGGGCGGCAGCAGAGAAAAACACAGCTAGATCAGAGCCGGCGCAAAAATCCCCCGAACCAAAGCCGAAAAAGGTGATTCAGCATACGGTCGCTGAAAAAGAAAACCTCTTCAGAATTTCCATGAAATATTATAAGGATCGGTCAGGAGAAGCAATCATTCGCAACTACAACGGATTATCCGGCAACGATGTCTATGTGGGACAGGTGCTGGATATCCCTTTTTATTAA